The proteins below come from a single Corynebacterium glyciniphilum AJ 3170 genomic window:
- a CDS encoding GNAT family N-acetyltransferase — MTDDHQISVCTLPVQDYVRRIDQLVDIHLRAMSYPPETFHQRRQLWLDNSRKPGFSCVVALSHPTRSAPDPGHSGHRAVGVAYGFPGDRSSWWYREVHRGLVSTGLSNDAADALLADYDEISEVHVHPDHQGQGIGRRLLSTLLPHLHRPVSLLSTPEVDGEANAAWSLYRATGFRDVLRGFRFGSDPRPFGILALTRE; from the coding sequence GTGACCGACGACCACCAGATCAGCGTGTGCACCCTCCCGGTGCAGGACTATGTCCGCCGCATCGACCAGCTTGTCGACATTCACCTGAGGGCGATGTCGTACCCTCCGGAGACTTTCCACCAGCGTCGACAGCTGTGGTTGGACAATTCCCGGAAACCAGGATTCAGCTGCGTGGTCGCACTGTCTCACCCGACCCGATCCGCTCCGGACCCCGGACACTCGGGGCACCGCGCAGTCGGGGTGGCCTATGGTTTTCCGGGCGACCGTTCCAGTTGGTGGTACAGGGAAGTCCATCGCGGCCTGGTCTCCACGGGACTCAGCAACGACGCCGCCGACGCCCTGCTCGCAGACTACGACGAAATCTCCGAAGTCCACGTTCACCCTGACCACCAGGGACAAGGAATCGGGCGGAGGCTGCTCAGCACGCTGCTGCCCCACCTCCACCGACCGGTTTCACTGCTCTCCACCCCGGAAGTCGACGGCGAAGCCAATGCCGCATGGTCCCTCTACCGTGCCACCGGCTTCCGGGATGTCCTGCGGGGGTTCCGCTTCGGCTCCGACCCCCGCCCTTTCGGCATCCTTGCCCTCACGAGGGAGTGA
- a CDS encoding DUF3040 domain-containing protein, with amino-acid sequence MALSEQERRMLQEIEQALIADDPNLARQAAGDGPVGGGFSIGIRSVAVFLLGVCLLIAGIALSQNSLWFVALGVVGFLVMFGGGLLAFRGAGSSGSGAGRSGSPSGKSGPGPKSGGVADRMEDSFRKRFE; translated from the coding sequence GTGGCCCTTTCAGAACAGGAACGGCGCATGCTGCAGGAGATCGAGCAGGCGCTGATTGCCGACGACCCCAACCTTGCCAGGCAGGCCGCGGGAGACGGGCCGGTCGGCGGTGGCTTCAGTATTGGAATCCGCTCGGTAGCGGTGTTTCTCCTCGGTGTGTGCCTCCTCATCGCCGGGATCGCACTGTCCCAGAACAGCCTCTGGTTTGTCGCGCTCGGGGTCGTCGGATTTCTCGTGATGTTCGGCGGGGGGTTGCTGGCCTTCCGTGGGGCCGGGTCATCGGGCTCCGGCGCCGGGAGATCCGGCTCACCCTCCGGGAAGTCGGGCCCCGGCCCGAAGAGTGGCGGCGTCGCCGACCGCATGGAGGACAGCTTCCGCAAGCGGTTCGAATAA
- a CDS encoding SAV_6107 family HEPN domain-containing protein — protein MAQGATGSVARMSRSHKGGAVPPETFVIEAERLLELSRTDLVREERLTWAYRAALRAAGAVIQFARKKRRRLPPGSAWEKVRALTGDEEMETWCLRFAPHARLVAQVEMGLVPELSEEQVTEVYQDACNFLDAVRGRVGYLPEVA, from the coding sequence ATGGCACAGGGAGCTACCGGCAGTGTTGCCAGGATGAGCAGGTCGCATAAGGGCGGGGCCGTTCCGCCGGAGACATTCGTGATCGAGGCGGAGCGACTACTTGAGCTCAGCCGCACTGATCTCGTGCGTGAGGAGCGGCTGACCTGGGCGTACCGTGCTGCGCTCCGTGCTGCGGGTGCGGTCATCCAGTTTGCCAGGAAGAAGCGGCGACGGTTACCGCCGGGAAGCGCCTGGGAAAAGGTGCGGGCGCTCACCGGGGACGAGGAGATGGAGACCTGGTGTCTCCGTTTTGCTCCCCATGCCCGGCTGGTGGCTCAGGTGGAGATGGGGCTGGTTCCTGAACTGTCAGAAGAGCAGGTGACCGAGGTGTACCAGGATGCCTGCAACTTCCTTGACGCTGTCCGTGGTCGCGTCGGCTACCTGCCTGAGGTTGCGTGA
- the pknB gene encoding Stk1 family PASTA domain-containing Ser/Thr kinase, which yields MESQLRPGDLLDNRYRIGETIARGGMSVVYHCVDTRLDRDLAAKVLDPGFAREPAFRARFEREARAVARLNHPCLVNVFDQGVDHRPDGDHVFLVMELVPGGTLRELLRERGPMPPHAALAVMGPVLEALALAHEEGMVHRDVKPDNVLIRDDHQVKLADFGLVRASRRDVTSGGPVIGTAAYLSPEQVRGGHVGPEGDVYSAGILLFELLTGRTPFRGSSPEETALMRLDNEVPAPSTLIAGVPPELDDLVVHATRQDAAARFVDGGGFLAAVRDTRRDLGLPDFQVPAPTASAVHRALEGSVVSDRLSWDDDAMATSMFAAGTTETRDDLPAAHTAETNLVPQVSPTPDPDYPPEPRHLHDDQPPVQERTPPRSRPLTNRGGGATLIWGILLVILVIGVAVAGWWVTSGRYGEIPQVLGQDVSGARAAVEAAGFTATVSEVYSDNDPEETVTGTDPDAGERALRGDDVAVLVSQGRPTVPTPGATDNLSAYQTKLSDRTLTWTVGESVYSDDVRSGIVAEVTPRAGQTVDTGTEVTVKVSKGARPVKVPDVSGMSERQARRAIESAGLEVGDVERRFDEDVDGGDAIGTDVDAGSEVPGSSAVTLILSNAITVPDLEGMSADEAADELRDLGLSPGAGDGVSDTSVSRGDIAAQEPSAGTRVDPAESTTVTLRESTMVRVPFVIGRSVDSATKALEDEGLEVAVEGREDGRVITQSPGPTSRAAVGDTVTLRTL from the coding sequence ATGGAATCCCAGTTGCGCCCGGGAGACCTGTTGGACAACCGGTACCGCATCGGCGAGACAATCGCCCGCGGAGGAATGTCGGTCGTCTACCACTGCGTCGACACCAGGCTGGACCGCGACCTCGCCGCCAAGGTCCTTGATCCGGGATTCGCCCGGGAGCCCGCGTTCCGCGCCCGGTTTGAACGCGAGGCACGGGCCGTGGCGCGCCTGAACCACCCCTGCCTGGTCAACGTCTTCGATCAGGGCGTCGACCACCGCCCGGACGGGGACCATGTGTTCCTAGTCATGGAGCTGGTACCGGGAGGTACGCTGCGCGAGCTCCTCCGCGAGCGCGGCCCCATGCCACCCCACGCGGCACTGGCGGTGATGGGGCCGGTCCTCGAAGCACTCGCCCTGGCACATGAGGAGGGGATGGTGCACCGTGACGTGAAACCGGACAACGTCCTCATCCGCGATGACCACCAGGTCAAACTCGCCGACTTCGGACTGGTCCGCGCGTCTCGTCGCGACGTCACCTCTGGTGGCCCCGTGATCGGCACCGCCGCGTACCTCTCCCCCGAGCAGGTCCGGGGCGGGCATGTCGGCCCGGAGGGCGACGTCTACTCCGCCGGGATCCTGTTGTTCGAGCTTCTCACCGGACGGACCCCGTTCCGGGGTTCTTCGCCCGAAGAGACCGCGCTGATGCGGCTCGACAACGAGGTTCCCGCTCCGTCCACCCTCATCGCCGGGGTCCCCCCCGAACTCGACGATCTGGTGGTCCACGCCACTCGCCAGGACGCGGCCGCACGTTTCGTCGACGGGGGCGGTTTCTTGGCCGCAGTCCGGGACACCCGCCGGGATCTCGGTCTTCCCGATTTCCAGGTCCCCGCACCCACCGCCAGCGCCGTCCACCGCGCGCTGGAGGGGTCCGTCGTCTCGGACCGGTTGAGCTGGGACGACGACGCCATGGCCACAAGCATGTTCGCCGCCGGGACCACCGAGACCCGCGACGACCTCCCTGCGGCCCACACCGCCGAAACCAACCTCGTTCCGCAGGTATCGCCCACCCCCGACCCCGACTATCCCCCCGAGCCCCGCCACCTCCATGATGATCAGCCCCCCGTTCAGGAGCGCACACCGCCTCGCTCCCGGCCATTGACGAATCGCGGCGGCGGAGCCACGCTGATCTGGGGGATCCTGCTCGTCATCCTGGTGATCGGCGTCGCCGTCGCAGGCTGGTGGGTGACTTCCGGCCGGTACGGTGAGATTCCCCAGGTCCTCGGCCAGGACGTGTCCGGCGCCCGTGCGGCAGTCGAGGCCGCAGGATTCACCGCCACCGTCAGCGAAGTCTATTCCGACAATGACCCGGAAGAGACTGTGACCGGAACAGATCCCGACGCCGGCGAACGCGCGCTACGCGGCGATGACGTGGCGGTCCTTGTGTCCCAAGGTCGCCCGACCGTGCCCACCCCGGGAGCGACCGACAACCTCTCCGCCTACCAGACAAAATTGTCCGACAGGACTTTGACCTGGACTGTCGGTGAATCCGTGTACTCCGACGACGTCAGGTCCGGCATCGTGGCCGAGGTGACCCCCCGGGCAGGACAGACCGTGGACACAGGAACAGAGGTCACCGTCAAGGTCAGCAAAGGTGCCAGGCCGGTGAAGGTGCCGGACGTTTCCGGTATGTCCGAACGTCAGGCGCGGCGGGCGATCGAATCCGCCGGGTTGGAGGTCGGCGACGTCGAGCGCCGATTCGACGAGGACGTCGACGGCGGTGACGCGATCGGCACCGACGTCGACGCTGGAAGCGAAGTCCCGGGTTCCTCCGCTGTCACCCTGATCCTCTCCAACGCGATCACGGTACCTGACCTGGAAGGCATGAGCGCCGACGAGGCCGCCGACGAACTGCGTGACCTTGGCCTGTCTCCCGGTGCCGGCGACGGAGTGTCCGACACCTCCGTCTCGCGCGGCGATATCGCCGCACAGGAGCCCTCGGCAGGAACCCGGGTCGATCCAGCCGAGTCAACGACTGTCACACTGCGGGAATCGACCATGGTCCGGGTGCCCTTCGTCATCGGGCGGTCAGTGGACAGCGCGACAAAGGCCCTCGAAGACGAGGGCCTGGAAGTCGCGGTCGAGGGCCGGGAGGACGGGCGTGTGATCACGCAGTCGCCGGGACCGACCTCACGCGCCGCTGTCGGCGACACCGTCACATTGCGGACCTTGTAA
- a CDS encoding polyprenyl synthetase family protein, protein MADAAPMKTWHVDAPLTDVPPVVDDTLTEFLAARHAEFDGIDPVIAQGISELAGFVVGGKRLRPLFAWAGVRAALEGGGGRLDHVTDADSLITAVSSLEFIQACALIHDDIIDHSDTRRGRATVHRAFESRHRRDQWHGDAGDYGVSQAILVGDLAFAWADDMLADSGISAESLLRARTPWRAMRTEVIAGQMLDISVEASGSEDPEASAKVNTYKTAAYTVERPLHLGASLADAPERTVQMLRAAGRDIGIAFQLEDDYLGVFGDPVVTGKASGDDLRSGKRTYLAATALRAADATDPAAAARLRAGIGTATSESEVDDLRAIIVDSGAADDTTARIRSLTDRAIGTLRRGGLGASVTEELVTVAEQLTERRS, encoded by the coding sequence ATGGCCGACGCCGCCCCGATGAAGACCTGGCACGTCGACGCTCCGCTGACCGACGTCCCCCCCGTCGTCGACGACACCCTCACGGAGTTCCTGGCTGCCCGGCACGCGGAGTTCGACGGCATCGATCCTGTCATCGCCCAGGGCATCAGCGAACTCGCGGGGTTCGTCGTCGGAGGCAAACGGCTCCGCCCTCTCTTCGCCTGGGCAGGTGTCCGCGCCGCCTTGGAAGGCGGGGGCGGGCGGCTCGACCACGTGACCGACGCCGACAGCCTGATCACCGCCGTCAGTTCCCTGGAGTTCATACAGGCGTGCGCCCTGATACACGACGACATCATCGATCACTCGGACACCCGGCGTGGGCGTGCGACCGTCCACCGCGCATTCGAGTCTCGGCACCGTCGCGACCAGTGGCACGGTGACGCCGGTGACTACGGTGTCAGTCAGGCGATCCTGGTCGGTGACCTCGCTTTCGCCTGGGCAGATGACATGCTCGCCGACTCCGGGATCTCCGCCGAGTCCCTGCTGCGTGCGCGCACGCCCTGGCGCGCGATGCGCACGGAGGTCATCGCCGGGCAAATGCTCGACATCTCCGTGGAAGCCAGCGGTTCTGAAGATCCTGAGGCATCGGCGAAGGTCAACACCTACAAGACCGCCGCCTACACCGTGGAACGACCTCTGCACCTCGGGGCCTCCCTCGCTGACGCGCCCGAGCGGACGGTACAGATGCTGCGGGCCGCAGGTCGAGACATCGGCATCGCCTTCCAGCTGGAGGACGATTACCTCGGGGTCTTCGGTGACCCGGTGGTCACCGGGAAGGCCTCCGGCGACGACCTCCGTTCCGGGAAACGGACATACCTGGCGGCGACGGCGCTCCGCGCCGCTGACGCCACCGACCCTGCTGCCGCAGCACGGTTACGGGCCGGCATCGGCACCGCCACGTCTGAGTCAGAGGTGGACGACCTCCGTGCAATCATCGTGGACTCCGGAGCCGCTGACGACACCACCGCACGGATTCGGTCTCTCACCGACCGCGCCATAGGGACCCTGCGTCGAGGCGGACTTGGCGCATCGGTCACAGAGGAACTCGTCACCGTCGCCGAACAGCTCACCGAGCGGAGGAGCTGA
- a CDS encoding Rv2175c family DNA-binding protein codes for MTGLPAGERVFNVPETAELLGVLVTRIMDDLNSHRLVAVQVDGVRQIPARFFTDAGEINRFVPGLIALLADGGYSDEEILEFLFTEDGSLPGRPVDALHGHLAREVMRRAQAMAIA; via the coding sequence GTGACAGGGCTCCCGGCCGGCGAACGGGTCTTCAACGTCCCCGAAACCGCAGAACTGCTCGGCGTCCTGGTGACCCGCATCATGGATGACCTCAACAGTCACCGCCTGGTGGCGGTACAGGTGGACGGCGTCCGGCAGATCCCTGCGCGGTTCTTCACCGATGCCGGTGAGATCAACCGCTTCGTGCCCGGTCTCATCGCCCTGCTGGCGGACGGAGGTTACTCCGACGAGGAGATCCTGGAATTCCTGTTCACCGAGGACGGGTCATTGCCGGGGCGCCCTGTCGATGCGCTCCATGGCCACCTCGCCAGGGAGGTCATGCGTCGCGCCCAGGCGATGGCCATCGCCTGA
- a CDS encoding methylenetetrahydrofolate reductase, whose product MVNEIHRPAPASLQVAVADTLKWGTPGRVPFSVEFMPPRNDAAEQRLWSAAEAFHDLGASFVSVTYGAGGSSRERTERVASRLAVKPLTTLLHLTLVDHREEELRDILREFASLGLTNLLALRGDPPGDPMGDWTPVDGGLNFAHELIELVRSMPECVDFDIGIASFPEGHYRAGSLEDDTRYTLQKLQAGASYSITQMFFDVDHYLRLRDRLAAADPVHGAKPIIPGLMPITSLKSVRRQLELSGASLPTDIDELLTRAAAGDEVKNAAGIREAGIEVTSRMAERLIAEGAPDLHFMTMNNVRATQEVLHNLGMAPAWGPELGQDMVR is encoded by the coding sequence ATGGTCAATGAAATTCACCGCCCCGCCCCGGCGAGCCTGCAGGTCGCCGTCGCAGACACCCTCAAGTGGGGTACGCCTGGACGCGTGCCTTTTTCGGTGGAGTTTATGCCCCCTCGTAACGATGCTGCAGAGCAGCGTCTCTGGTCCGCCGCAGAGGCGTTTCACGACCTCGGCGCCAGTTTCGTCTCGGTCACCTACGGCGCCGGGGGATCAAGCAGGGAGCGGACGGAGCGGGTGGCGTCCCGGTTGGCGGTGAAACCGTTGACCACGTTGCTCCATCTCACCCTGGTCGACCACAGGGAAGAGGAGCTCCGGGACATTCTGCGCGAGTTCGCGTCGTTGGGTCTGACGAACCTGTTGGCGTTGCGGGGGGACCCGCCCGGCGACCCGATGGGGGACTGGACGCCGGTCGACGGGGGGCTCAATTTCGCTCACGAGTTGATCGAACTCGTGCGGTCCATGCCCGAATGCGTCGACTTCGACATCGGCATAGCGTCCTTCCCCGAGGGGCACTACCGCGCCGGGAGCCTGGAGGACGATACCCGTTATACACTGCAGAAGCTACAGGCAGGGGCGAGCTACTCCATTACCCAGATGTTCTTCGACGTCGACCATTACCTCCGGTTACGGGACCGACTGGCAGCGGCTGACCCCGTGCACGGCGCGAAACCGATCATCCCTGGTCTGATGCCGATCACCTCGCTGAAGTCGGTGCGTCGCCAGTTGGAACTGTCCGGGGCCTCGCTGCCGACGGATATCGACGAGCTGTTGACCCGTGCGGCCGCCGGCGACGAAGTGAAGAATGCCGCGGGGATCCGTGAAGCAGGTATCGAGGTCACGTCGAGGATGGCGGAGAGACTCATTGCGGAGGGGGCGCCCGACCTGCACTTCATGACGATGAACAATGTCCGCGCGACCCAGGAGGTGCTCCATAACCTGGGAATGGCGCCTGCGTGGGGCCCCGAACTGGGCCAGGACATGGTGCGCTAA
- a CDS encoding alpha-(1->6)-mannopyranosyltransferase A yields MLTTIAARVRDMPRRRAILLGVIGSVLLAVCSHSVGATRNRGGVLQELGWSNLGFGHLYGIVVVFMWVAILLMILSWIVIGGRIVRLGETLGNRTVIAWVAPLFFAGPLMSRDIYSYLMQGTLARDGLNAYDVGASANPGRMFFEVSGDWRNTTTPYGPLHLWIGEGITRIIGDNITAGIIVYKILSLASFAVLVWAVAGLARRLGSSPHLAVWIGVANPLAVIHFIGGMHNEVTMMALVCAGLLLGLRAAPVRGLLYGSALIGAGVALKATALFALPFLVWVFVARRAGILPGEDGPRRRVREILRDLRQFTPARLATILLGGLGSAVVMLASVVVITWASGQTWGWVAEISGNTKVINPLSLASLLAGFLVRPLSLINEEIYFNEIVAVLRPVTMALMLIALVVCWFIWRRGPRDAMVGATAAYAVTCVLNAVVLPWYYMAPLALFGVWVRDRRAVIVVAWLSMVMSMTFDGGGNNRLYSLWWLIVVGVVMWWAATTCLKDSSGRSDESAEDSGEDSGDGHRLGATHDLPGEVAMERIDRAPRQ; encoded by the coding sequence GTGTTGACAACGATCGCAGCCCGGGTCCGCGACATGCCGCGTCGCCGCGCCATCCTGCTCGGGGTGATCGGTTCAGTCCTGTTGGCGGTGTGTTCCCACTCGGTCGGCGCGACCCGCAACCGCGGAGGTGTCCTCCAGGAACTGGGATGGTCGAACCTGGGTTTCGGCCACCTCTACGGGATCGTCGTCGTGTTTATGTGGGTGGCCATCCTGCTGATGATCCTGTCGTGGATCGTGATCGGCGGTCGCATCGTCCGACTCGGCGAAACACTGGGAAACCGGACGGTCATCGCCTGGGTCGCACCGTTGTTCTTCGCCGGGCCCCTGATGAGCCGTGACATCTACTCCTACCTGATGCAGGGCACCCTCGCCCGGGACGGGCTCAACGCCTACGACGTCGGTGCCTCCGCCAATCCCGGTCGTATGTTCTTCGAGGTGAGCGGAGACTGGAGAAACACGACGACCCCCTACGGTCCTCTTCACCTGTGGATCGGCGAGGGCATCACTCGGATCATCGGGGACAACATCACCGCCGGGATCATCGTCTACAAGATCCTCTCGCTGGCCAGCTTCGCCGTCCTCGTCTGGGCGGTGGCCGGCCTGGCCCGGCGCCTCGGGTCCTCGCCCCACCTGGCCGTATGGATCGGTGTGGCCAATCCCCTGGCCGTCATCCACTTCATCGGCGGCATGCACAACGAGGTCACCATGATGGCCCTCGTCTGCGCCGGACTGCTCCTCGGCCTGCGGGCCGCACCGGTGCGCGGCCTGCTTTACGGTTCCGCTCTGATCGGCGCCGGCGTCGCCTTGAAGGCGACCGCACTCTTCGCACTGCCGTTCCTGGTCTGGGTGTTCGTGGCGCGACGTGCCGGCATATTGCCGGGTGAGGACGGCCCCCGTCGTCGCGTGCGCGAGATCCTCCGCGATCTCCGCCAGTTCACACCCGCCCGTCTGGCGACAATACTGCTGGGTGGACTGGGCTCCGCTGTAGTGATGCTGGCCTCCGTCGTCGTGATCACCTGGGCAAGCGGTCAGACCTGGGGTTGGGTCGCCGAGATCAGTGGGAACACCAAGGTCATCAACCCCCTCTCCCTGGCATCGCTGCTCGCCGGCTTCCTCGTGCGCCCGTTGAGCCTGATCAACGAGGAGATCTACTTCAACGAGATCGTCGCGGTCCTCCGGCCGGTCACCATGGCCCTGATGCTGATCGCACTCGTGGTCTGCTGGTTCATCTGGCGTCGCGGCCCGCGGGACGCAATGGTCGGTGCGACAGCCGCCTATGCGGTGACCTGTGTGCTCAATGCCGTCGTCCTGCCGTGGTACTACATGGCACCATTGGCGCTCTTCGGGGTCTGGGTCCGCGACCGCAGGGCGGTGATTGTCGTGGCCTGGTTGTCGATGGTCATGTCCATGACCTTCGACGGGGGCGGTAACAACCGTCTCTACTCACTGTGGTGGCTCATCGTCGTCGGAGTGGTGATGTGGTGGGCCGCCACCACATGCCTCAAAGACTCCTCCGGACGTTCCGACGAGTCAGCAGAGGATTCAGGCGAGGATTCAGGCGATGGCCATCGCCTGGGCGCGACGCATGACCTCCCTGGCGAGGTGGCCATGGAGCGCATCGACAGGGCGCCCCGGCAATGA